A genomic region of Microbacterium schleiferi contains the following coding sequences:
- a CDS encoding FtsB family cell division protein, producing the protein MTNPAPRSRSPRSRSARRVDVRGWLGGIRLSGFMVIMLGLVVLAAFVLVPTVGTYLEQRQRIAALEQAVQVTEDEIAALETEKDRWQDPAYITTQARERLYYVRPGEVVYLVDDDLPESAIPAEQAPVSDEVVQTTTDWMSQLVRSITAAGLAKTAALPVIGVPDPTPEPTEPPATP; encoded by the coding sequence ATGACGAATCCGGCTCCCCGTTCTCGTTCCCCGCGGTCTCGGTCAGCGCGCCGCGTCGACGTACGCGGGTGGCTCGGTGGCATCCGGCTGTCGGGCTTCATGGTGATCATGCTGGGGCTCGTGGTTCTTGCCGCCTTCGTGCTGGTTCCCACCGTGGGCACGTACCTCGAACAGCGGCAGCGGATCGCCGCGCTCGAACAGGCAGTCCAGGTCACAGAAGACGAGATCGCGGCGCTCGAGACCGAGAAAGACCGCTGGCAGGATCCGGCCTACATCACGACGCAGGCTCGTGAACGGCTCTACTACGTGCGCCCCGGCGAGGTGGTCTACCTGGTCGACGACGACCTGCCCGAGTCGGCGATACCCGCCGAGCAGGCGCCGGTGAGCGACGAGGTCGTGCAAACCACGACCGACTGGATGTCGCAGCTGGTCCGGTCGATTACGGCAGCGGGTCTGGCGAAGACCGCTGCCCTCCCGGTCATCGGCGTTCCCGACCCCACGCCCGAGCCGACGGAGCCGCCGGCGACGCCGTGA
- a CDS encoding DUF222 domain-containing protein encodes MEAVGMGGSGGWPEALDAGEFVYEHDVVDADGEAGWVPPQPDAVALVVEVADLEAVFAAQRFARVDALRLEALDDVTRYGGGSRELVMRSLRLELASALRITENAAGMMLSRAESLVHQYPTVLESLSHAGVTVRHAEILVDDLDVLDPVVAQGLVGRALGLAESLPVGSFRRALRRLIDRETAPTLTERHQVAVRARRILVEPAGDSMSWVHALVPSVEAHAIYTRVTQQAVVIRDHDRGTTRGGEPGGGSARTLDEIRGACQVFCVSGLVLVVRGRG; translated from the coding sequence ATGGAAGCAGTCGGCATGGGTGGGTCGGGCGGGTGGCCTGAGGCTCTGGATGCTGGCGAGTTTGTCTATGAGCATGACGTGGTCGATGCCGATGGTGAGGCCGGGTGGGTTCCGCCCCAGCCGGATGCTGTTGCCCTTGTTGTTGAGGTTGCTGATCTGGAGGCGGTGTTCGCCGCGCAACGGTTCGCCCGGGTGGATGCTTTGCGGCTTGAGGCTTTGGATGATGTCACCCGGTACGGGGGTGGGTCCCGGGAGTTGGTAATGCGCTCCCTGCGCCTGGAGCTCGCCTCTGCTCTGCGGATCACGGAGAACGCCGCGGGGATGATGCTCTCCCGAGCCGAATCACTCGTTCACCAGTACCCGACCGTGTTGGAGTCGCTGTCTCATGCGGGGGTGACGGTGCGGCATGCGGAGATCCTGGTCGATGACCTGGATGTTCTGGACCCGGTGGTTGCGCAGGGTCTGGTGGGGCGGGCTTTGGGGTTGGCGGAGTCTTTGCCGGTGGGGTCGTTTCGGCGGGCGCTACGGCGGTTGATTGACCGGGAAACCGCCCCGACGTTGACCGAACGTCACCAGGTGGCGGTGCGGGCCCGGCGGATCCTGGTGGAACCTGCCGGGGATTCCATGTCGTGGGTGCACGCGTTGGTTCCGTCGGTAGAGGCGCACGCGATCTATACCCGGGTGACACAGCAGGCTGTTGTGATCCGTGACCACGACCGCGGCACCACCCGCGGCGGAGAACCTGGTGGCGGGTCGGCACGGACTCTGGATGAGATTCGTGGGGCTTGTCAAGTCTTCTGTGTAAGCGGGTTGGTGTTGGTGGTTAGAGGTAGGGGGTGA
- a CDS encoding potassium channel family protein, producing MAAEATLWITWGLFAIDYVVRLVIAENRWKWFYRHLIDLAIVVLPMLRPLRLMRFLTILALLNRGAGTRLRGKVVVYTVGGTVLLVLLAGLVVLDAERGSGGDIQNVGDAVWWAFVTITTVGYGDYFPVTLTGRVVAVGLMIGGIALIGVVTATLASWIVERVSDDTQRKTHATEAQVEELRDEIRELKAMIQELRPAL from the coding sequence GTGGCAGCGGAAGCGACGCTCTGGATAACGTGGGGGCTGTTCGCCATCGATTACGTGGTGCGTCTGGTGATCGCCGAGAACCGGTGGAAATGGTTCTATCGGCATCTGATCGACCTTGCGATAGTGGTGCTTCCGATGCTCCGCCCGCTGCGACTGATGAGGTTCCTCACGATCCTTGCCCTGTTGAATCGGGGCGCCGGTACTCGGCTTCGCGGAAAGGTGGTCGTGTACACCGTCGGCGGAACAGTGCTGCTGGTCCTTCTCGCAGGACTCGTGGTGCTCGATGCCGAGCGGGGGAGTGGCGGAGATATCCAGAACGTCGGAGACGCAGTGTGGTGGGCGTTCGTCACGATCACGACCGTTGGGTATGGCGACTACTTCCCGGTGACGCTCACGGGTCGGGTCGTCGCTGTCGGGCTCATGATCGGTGGCATCGCCCTGATCGGTGTCGTCACAGCGACGCTGGCTTCGTGGATTGTTGAGCGGGTGTCCGACGACACTCAGCGAAAGACCCACGCGACGGAGGCCCAGGTCGAAGAGCTTCGCGACGAGATCCGCGAGCTGAAGGCGATGATCCAGGAGCTGCGGCCCGCGCTGTAG
- a CDS encoding O-methyltransferase codes for MADPTPEVWTRVDHYLTDTLVGHDAALEAALTDQSAAALPAIEVAPVNGKFLHLLARIAGARRVLEIGTLGGYSTIWLARALPEDGVVVTIEAEPAHAELSRANLARAGVAGRVEVRVGRAAEVLPTLAGQDPFDLVFIDADKESNTLYLDWAARLGRPGTVVVVDNVGRSGQVADLDDSSSQVVGVRAGLEMLRDDPRFDATALQTLDRKGWDGIALAVVR; via the coding sequence ATGGCGGACCCCACCCCCGAGGTATGGACGCGTGTCGACCACTACCTCACCGACACGCTGGTCGGCCACGACGCTGCGCTGGAGGCGGCGCTGACCGACCAGAGCGCGGCGGCTCTCCCCGCGATCGAGGTCGCACCCGTCAATGGCAAGTTCCTCCACCTGCTGGCGCGTATCGCCGGTGCGCGCCGGGTCCTTGAGATCGGCACGCTCGGCGGGTACTCGACGATCTGGCTCGCGCGGGCGCTGCCCGAGGACGGTGTCGTGGTCACGATCGAAGCCGAGCCCGCGCACGCCGAGCTCTCCCGCGCGAACCTCGCCCGGGCCGGAGTGGCCGGGCGCGTCGAGGTCCGTGTGGGCCGAGCGGCGGAGGTGCTCCCGACCCTTGCCGGTCAGGATCCTTTCGACCTCGTCTTCATCGACGCCGATAAAGAGTCGAACACCCTCTATCTCGATTGGGCGGCGCGGCTCGGCCGGCCCGGGACCGTTGTCGTGGTCGACAACGTCGGCAGATCGGGCCAGGTTGCAGACCTCGACGACAGCAGTAGCCAGGTCGTCGGAGTCCGCGCGGGGCTCGAGATGCTCCGCGATGATCCGCGATTCGACGCGACAGCTCTGCAGACGCTTGACCGCAAGGGATGGGATGGGATCGCGCTCGCCGTGGTGCGCTGA
- a CDS encoding S8 family serine peptidase codes for MAAIAVAVTGMLALPGFTVPPSPSPSVSDPLRAMEYWLDDYGIRDAWQTSTGAGVKIAIIDTGIGKGPAEFSGVVGGTDVSGLGSPDGRTPVGARDPDHGSWVASLAASRGTSPDTGMLGVAPDAELLSISVGFGVSASVPFTEQIAQAIYWAVDNGADIINLSFTTNTPDWDRSWDDAFMYAFDHDVVVVAAAGNRASGTGVVGAPATIPGVLVVGGVDPRGRASLDASTQGITIAVAAPSENLLGVSADGTVVQWDGTSGAAPIVAGVAALVRSAYPDMDADDVINHIIRTATPPAGVTDLPDPLYGYGLVDAEAAVTASVPAVNENPLGNLAEWITIYRRANLIPDPQPTVPPAAVEPLPPVEQQAAGSPLLPSTDSLLYGTVPLTAATVAAILVALGVTAAVRRIRLASRAPRR; via the coding sequence ATGGCGGCGATCGCGGTCGCGGTCACCGGGATGCTCGCCCTCCCGGGGTTCACCGTCCCGCCTTCGCCGTCGCCTTCGGTCTCCGATCCGCTGCGCGCGATGGAGTACTGGCTCGACGATTACGGCATCCGGGACGCGTGGCAAACCTCCACGGGTGCCGGCGTAAAGATCGCCATCATCGACACCGGGATCGGCAAAGGACCCGCCGAGTTCTCGGGAGTCGTCGGCGGCACGGATGTCTCCGGTCTCGGCTCGCCGGACGGGCGTACGCCCGTCGGTGCGCGCGACCCCGATCACGGGAGCTGGGTGGCATCCCTTGCCGCCTCGCGGGGGACGAGTCCCGATACCGGCATGCTCGGTGTGGCGCCGGATGCCGAGCTCCTGTCGATCTCCGTGGGGTTCGGGGTATCGGCATCCGTGCCTTTCACCGAGCAGATCGCTCAGGCGATCTATTGGGCAGTCGACAACGGTGCCGACATCATCAACCTCTCGTTCACGACGAACACCCCGGACTGGGATCGCAGCTGGGACGACGCATTCATGTACGCCTTCGACCACGATGTGGTTGTGGTCGCGGCCGCGGGAAACCGGGCGAGCGGCACGGGTGTTGTCGGCGCACCGGCGACGATTCCCGGCGTGCTCGTGGTCGGCGGAGTGGATCCGCGAGGGCGCGCAAGCCTGGATGCCTCGACCCAGGGCATCACGATCGCTGTCGCCGCGCCCAGCGAGAACCTCCTGGGGGTTTCCGCCGACGGCACCGTCGTCCAGTGGGACGGCACCAGTGGCGCGGCGCCTATCGTTGCGGGCGTTGCCGCGCTCGTGCGGTCCGCCTATCCCGACATGGATGCCGACGATGTCATCAACCACATCATCCGCACCGCGACACCTCCGGCCGGGGTTACTGACCTTCCCGACCCGCTCTATGGGTACGGCCTGGTGGATGCCGAGGCCGCGGTGACGGCATCCGTGCCCGCCGTCAACGAAAACCCCCTCGGCAATCTGGCGGAATGGATCACCATCTACCGTCGAGCCAATCTCATCCCCGATCCGCAGCCGACCGTCCCGCCGGCCGCGGTGGAACCGCTGCCGCCGGTTGAGCAGCAGGCTGCGGGTTCGCCGCTCTTGCCGAGCACGGACTCCCTGCTTTACGGGACGGTCCCGCTGACGGCGGCGACGGTCGCGGCTATACTGGTGGCGCTCGGCGTCACCGCTGCTGTCCGACGCATCCGATTGGCGTCCCGCGCGCCCCGCCGCTGA
- a CDS encoding DUF501 domain-containing protein, whose translation MSRPPYAPVTEAELAVLRTQLGRPARGVLGIAARCTCGNPTVVATAPRLPDGTPFPTFYYLTHPGATAAMSALEADHTMHELADQLEADEDLAAAYRHAHESYLADRGQYGDPEEIAGISAGGMPTRVKCLHAVLAHSLAAGPGMNPIGDRALALSEWSPDRCVCADPGAASRPVDAVSEELA comes from the coding sequence GTGTCCAGGCCTCCGTACGCTCCCGTCACCGAGGCCGAACTCGCCGTTCTGCGCACGCAGCTGGGTCGTCCGGCCCGCGGTGTGCTCGGGATCGCCGCGCGGTGCACGTGCGGAAATCCGACCGTCGTCGCCACAGCCCCGCGACTTCCCGACGGCACGCCGTTCCCGACCTTTTACTACCTGACTCACCCGGGCGCCACGGCGGCGATGTCGGCGCTCGAGGCTGACCACACCATGCACGAGCTTGCCGATCAGCTCGAGGCTGACGAGGACCTCGCAGCCGCCTACCGTCACGCCCACGAGAGCTACCTCGCTGATCGCGGACAGTATGGAGATCCCGAGGAGATCGCGGGAATCTCGGCGGGAGGGATGCCGACACGGGTGAAGTGCTTGCACGCGGTGCTGGCGCATTCCCTGGCGGCAGGACCGGGGATGAACCCCATCGGCGACCGAGCGCTCGCGCTCTCGGAATGGTCGCCGGATCGATGCGTATGCGCGGACCCCGGCGCCGCGTCTCGTCCCGTCGACGCGGTCTCCGAGGAGCTCGCGTGA
- a CDS encoding NAD(P)/FAD-dependent oxidoreductase has product MSNTTPRILIVGGGYAGFYTAWKLEKHLRRGEAEVTIVDPLPYMTYQPFLPEVAAGSIEARHSVVSLRRHLKRTRVVTAKITGIDHANKVATITPSIGEPWQEEYDQIVVTAGAVSRTFPIPGIADNAIGLKTIEEAVAIRDKLFSNFDKAATLPPGPERERLLTVVVVGGGFAGIEVFAELRSIASALLKKYPELSFEETHFHLVEAMGRIMPEVSLETSKWVMKSLGERGAAVHLDTQVTGAVGGNVEISTGEVIPSDLIVWTAGVMANPTVVRGSDLPVEERGRIRTRADLRVGTDEEIVEGAWAAGDVAAVPDLTGAGVGGYCVPNAQHAVRQAKLMAKNITAVLRGELPVEYVHKNLGAVAGLGLYNGVFQSGKLALKGFIAWLAHRGYHGLAMPSWERKWRVIWGWWNNLWLGRDIVNLSTVQHPRYVFEEFAARPKPPAASAEPVKTPAGTKS; this is encoded by the coding sequence GTGAGCAACACCACGCCCAGGATCCTTATTGTCGGCGGAGGGTATGCCGGCTTCTACACGGCCTGGAAGCTCGAGAAGCATCTTCGCCGCGGCGAAGCAGAGGTGACGATCGTCGACCCGCTTCCGTACATGACCTACCAGCCGTTCCTTCCCGAGGTGGCTGCCGGTTCCATCGAAGCGCGCCATTCGGTGGTGTCGCTGCGTCGCCACCTCAAGCGCACGCGTGTGGTCACCGCGAAGATCACCGGCATCGACCACGCCAACAAGGTCGCGACGATCACGCCGTCGATCGGCGAGCCGTGGCAGGAGGAGTACGACCAGATCGTCGTCACCGCCGGCGCCGTCTCCCGGACCTTCCCGATCCCCGGGATCGCGGACAACGCGATCGGCCTGAAGACGATCGAGGAAGCCGTCGCGATCCGCGACAAGCTCTTCTCGAACTTCGACAAGGCTGCGACCCTTCCCCCCGGACCGGAGCGGGAGCGCCTGCTCACCGTCGTCGTCGTGGGCGGCGGGTTCGCAGGCATCGAAGTTTTCGCGGAGCTGCGCTCCATCGCATCCGCCCTGCTGAAGAAGTACCCCGAGCTGAGCTTCGAGGAGACCCACTTCCACCTCGTTGAGGCGATGGGCCGAATCATGCCCGAGGTGTCGCTGGAGACCAGCAAGTGGGTGATGAAGTCGCTCGGTGAGCGCGGCGCAGCCGTCCACCTCGACACCCAGGTCACGGGAGCGGTCGGCGGCAACGTCGAGATCTCCACGGGTGAGGTCATCCCGAGCGATCTCATCGTCTGGACCGCCGGCGTCATGGCCAACCCCACTGTCGTGCGCGGCAGCGACCTGCCGGTCGAGGAGCGGGGCCGCATCCGTACGCGTGCCGATCTGCGCGTGGGCACGGATGAGGAGATCGTTGAGGGCGCGTGGGCGGCGGGTGACGTCGCGGCTGTACCTGACCTCACCGGCGCCGGCGTCGGCGGATACTGCGTTCCCAACGCGCAGCACGCCGTCCGTCAGGCCAAGCTCATGGCCAAGAACATCACCGCTGTCCTGCGCGGCGAGCTTCCGGTCGAGTACGTGCACAAGAACCTTGGTGCCGTCGCGGGTCTCGGTCTCTACAACGGTGTCTTCCAGTCGGGCAAGCTCGCGCTCAAGGGCTTCATCGCCTGGCTCGCGCACCGCGGCTACCACGGCCTGGCGATGCCGTCGTGGGAGCGCAAGTGGCGCGTCATCTGGGGTTGGTGGAACAACCTGTGGCTCGGTCGCGACATCGTGAACCTCTCGACTGTGCAGCATCCGCGCTACGTGTTCGAGGAGTTTGCGGCGCGCCCCAAGCCCCCGGCAGCATCGGCGGAACCGGTCAAGACGCCCGCGGGCACCAAGTCCTGA
- the eno gene encoding phosphopyruvate hydratase, whose protein sequence is MALIEAVGAREILDSRGNPTVEVEVLLDDGTVQRAAVPSGASTGAFEAYELRDGDKSRYSGKGVLKAVAAVIDELGPALEGVDASEQRIVDEILIETDGTDNKSRCGANAILGVSLAVAKAAADSADLPLFRYLGGPNAHVLPVPLFNVINGGEHADNGIDFQEFFLAPIGAETYAESLRWGTETYHVLKGELKAAGFATGLGDEGGFAPDLPSNREGLDFLMKAIEKAGFTPGTDIAVGLDVAATEFFSDGVYTVEGKPWTAAELTDYFADLVANYPIVTIEDALAEDDWDAWKALTDAIGTKVQLVGDDLFVTNPSRLQRGIDLGVANALLVKVNQIGTLSETLDAVSLATSNGYRSMLSHRSGETEDTTIADLAVAVNCGQIKTGAPARSERVAKYNQLLRIEEELGDAAVFAGRGAFPRFKG, encoded by the coding sequence GTGGCATTGATTGAGGCTGTAGGCGCGCGCGAGATTCTCGATTCGCGCGGCAACCCGACCGTCGAGGTGGAAGTCCTCCTCGACGACGGCACCGTTCAGCGGGCGGCCGTCCCGTCCGGTGCATCCACCGGCGCGTTCGAGGCGTATGAACTGCGCGATGGCGACAAGAGCCGCTACAGCGGCAAGGGCGTGCTCAAGGCCGTCGCTGCCGTCATCGACGAACTCGGTCCCGCCCTGGAGGGCGTGGATGCGAGCGAGCAGCGCATCGTCGACGAGATTCTCATCGAGACCGACGGCACCGACAACAAGTCGCGCTGCGGTGCGAACGCGATCCTCGGCGTGAGCCTCGCCGTCGCCAAGGCCGCGGCCGACAGTGCCGACCTGCCGCTGTTCCGCTACCTCGGCGGACCCAACGCGCACGTCCTGCCTGTGCCGCTGTTCAACGTCATCAACGGCGGCGAGCACGCCGATAACGGCATCGACTTCCAGGAGTTCTTCCTGGCCCCCATCGGTGCCGAAACCTACGCGGAGTCGCTGCGCTGGGGCACCGAGACCTACCACGTCCTCAAGGGCGAGCTGAAGGCTGCGGGCTTCGCGACCGGCCTCGGCGACGAGGGTGGCTTCGCCCCCGACCTGCCGAGCAACCGCGAGGGCCTGGACTTCCTCATGAAGGCGATCGAGAAGGCCGGCTTCACGCCGGGCACCGACATCGCCGTGGGTCTGGATGTCGCGGCCACCGAGTTCTTCTCGGACGGCGTGTACACGGTCGAGGGCAAGCCGTGGACCGCCGCGGAGCTCACCGACTACTTCGCCGACCTCGTCGCGAACTACCCGATCGTCACGATCGAGGACGCCCTGGCAGAAGACGACTGGGACGCCTGGAAGGCGCTCACCGACGCGATCGGCACGAAGGTGCAGCTGGTCGGTGACGACCTGTTCGTGACCAACCCGAGCCGTCTGCAGCGCGGCATCGACCTCGGCGTCGCCAATGCGCTGCTGGTGAAGGTCAACCAGATCGGCACGCTCTCCGAAACGCTGGATGCCGTTTCGCTGGCGACCTCCAACGGCTACCGGTCGATGCTCTCGCACCGCTCGGGCGAGACCGAGGACACCACGATCGCGGACCTCGCAGTCGCCGTGAACTGCGGTCAGATCAAGACCGGTGCGCCTGCTCGCAGCGAGCGCGTCGCAAAATACAATCAGCTTCTGCGCATCGAAGAAGAGCTCGGCGACGCGGCGGTCTTCGCCGGTCGCGGTGCCTTCCCGCGATTCAAAGGCTGA
- a CDS encoding IS30 family transposase, with the protein MRSPGRPEPSRAVQRQFWRLIATGINTAEAALKVGVSVPVGSRWFRHAGGMPPISLAEPTGRYLSFEEREEIALLRAKQIGVREIARRIGRDPGTISRELRRNAATRGGKPEYRALVAQWKAQQAAKRPKTARLATNDRLREYVQERLAGKVRRPDGSIVVGPEPPVWKGLNKPHRQDRRWATAWSPEQISHRLKVDFPDDESMRISHEAIYQSLFVQGRGALGRELVTCLRTGRALRRPRARAQNRPQGHVTADVVFSERPAEAADRAVPGHWEGDLIIGTGRSAIGTLVERKSRSTLLVHLPRLEGYGETPPVKNGPALGGYGAVAMNAALIASMTKLPEQLRKTLTWDRGKELSAHAQFALETGTKVFFADPHSPWQRPTNENTNGLLRQYFPKGTDLSRWSAEDLEAVALALNNRPRKSLDWKTPAEVFEEQLRSLQQPGVATTD; encoded by the coding sequence ATGCGCTCGCCTGGGCGGCCTGAGCCGTCTCGGGCGGTGCAACGGCAGTTCTGGCGTCTGATCGCGACGGGCATCAACACGGCCGAGGCGGCACTGAAAGTGGGCGTGTCTGTGCCGGTGGGGAGCCGCTGGTTTCGCCACGCTGGCGGCATGCCACCGATCTCACTGGCCGAGCCCACCGGTCGTTACCTGTCCTTCGAGGAGCGCGAGGAGATCGCGCTGCTGCGCGCCAAGCAGATCGGGGTGCGTGAGATCGCACGCAGGATCGGCCGTGACCCGGGGACCATCTCCCGCGAGCTGCGCCGGAACGCGGCCACCCGTGGCGGGAAGCCGGAGTACCGGGCCTTGGTGGCGCAATGGAAGGCGCAGCAAGCGGCGAAGCGCCCGAAGACGGCGAGGCTCGCGACGAACGATAGGTTGCGCGAGTATGTCCAGGAGCGGCTCGCCGGCAAGGTCCGCAGGCCGGACGGCAGCATCGTCGTTGGGCCGGAACCGCCGGTATGGAAGGGGCTGAACAAACCGCACCGGCAGGACCGACGGTGGGCGACCGCGTGGAGCCCGGAGCAGATCTCGCACCGGCTGAAGGTCGACTTCCCGGATGATGAGTCCATGCGCATCAGTCACGAAGCGATCTACCAGTCGCTGTTCGTCCAGGGTCGTGGCGCGCTGGGGCGCGAGCTCGTCACCTGCCTGCGAACCGGCCGCGCACTCCGGCGGCCACGGGCTCGAGCACAGAACCGACCGCAAGGGCATGTCACCGCGGATGTCGTGTTCTCCGAACGGCCCGCGGAGGCCGCGGACCGCGCGGTTCCTGGGCACTGGGAGGGCGACTTGATCATCGGCACGGGCCGGTCCGCGATCGGCACACTCGTTGAGCGCAAGAGCCGCTCGACCCTGCTGGTGCATCTGCCGCGGCTGGAAGGCTACGGCGAGACACCGCCGGTCAAGAACGGTCCCGCGCTGGGCGGCTACGGCGCTGTCGCGATGAACGCCGCGCTCATCGCGTCGATGACGAAGCTTCCCGAACAGCTCCGCAAGACACTCACCTGGGACCGTGGCAAGGAACTCTCCGCGCACGCCCAGTTCGCGCTTGAGACGGGCACGAAGGTGTTCTTCGCCGACCCCCACTCGCCCTGGCAGCGGCCAACGAACGAGAACACGAACGGGTTGCTGCGTCAGTACTTCCCGAAGGGCACGGACCTCTCACGATGGTCAGCGGAAGACCTCGAAGCAGTCGCTCTCGCGTTGAACAACCGTCCCCGCAAGAGCCTCGACTGGAAGACCCCGGCCGAGGTGTTCGAGGAGCAGCTACGCTCGCTTCAACAACCCGGTGTTGCAACGACCGATTGA
- a CDS encoding DUF1648 domain-containing protein produces MTDSSSELRRARRAFVVWGIVAPLVMTAVAVGIQLIALPSLPDPVAMHWDGAGTPDGFAPARVVPVLTATLGAVLTVLLGVFAFLGSRHGEWGPTLRFLGAMTPATVGGIGTLVTWSLLMQRGLESGTDAPNILPAVLGAAGAGLVIGLIAWFSQPALTVSGGTPPRGTATTLAPLGPNERIMWVRSVTMSAPGMIVLVALVLVLFVAAAVGFVGSGQVSIILLVVGVILGGLIAATTMFRVRIDDEGLRVTSYLGIPRFRIPLAAVSEARAVFVSPMADFGGWGVRIAIDGRRGVVLRRGEALEVTQHGGRVFVVMVDDAQTASDVLNGLRVRAGEVAQ; encoded by the coding sequence ATGACCGATTCATCGTCCGAACTCCGGCGCGCTCGCCGCGCTTTCGTGGTGTGGGGGATCGTTGCGCCCCTGGTCATGACGGCGGTTGCCGTCGGCATCCAGCTCATCGCGCTGCCGTCGCTGCCCGACCCCGTCGCGATGCACTGGGACGGCGCGGGAACGCCCGACGGGTTCGCCCCGGCCCGGGTTGTCCCGGTTCTCACGGCAACGCTCGGTGCAGTTCTCACCGTGTTGCTGGGGGTGTTCGCGTTCCTCGGGTCGCGACACGGGGAATGGGGGCCCACGCTCCGATTCCTCGGCGCCATGACACCCGCGACGGTCGGCGGCATCGGGACGCTGGTGACCTGGTCGCTTCTGATGCAACGCGGGCTGGAATCGGGTACCGATGCGCCGAATATCCTGCCCGCTGTGCTGGGTGCCGCGGGAGCGGGGCTGGTGATCGGCCTCATCGCCTGGTTCTCCCAGCCCGCTCTGACCGTCAGTGGCGGAACCCCTCCGCGCGGTACGGCGACGACGCTCGCACCCCTCGGCCCGAACGAGCGCATCATGTGGGTTCGGAGCGTCACCATGTCGGCGCCGGGGATGATCGTGCTGGTAGCACTCGTGCTCGTGTTGTTCGTCGCAGCCGCGGTCGGCTTCGTCGGCTCGGGGCAGGTATCCATCATCCTGCTGGTCGTGGGGGTGATTCTCGGCGGCCTGATCGCCGCGACCACGATGTTTCGGGTGCGAATCGATGACGAGGGCCTTCGCGTTACCAGCTACCTGGGCATCCCACGGTTCCGGATACCCCTGGCTGCGGTCAGTGAGGCGCGCGCCGTCTTCGTGAGTCCGATGGCCGACTTCGGCGGCTGGGGGGTTCGCATCGCGATCGATGGGCGCCGGGGAGTCGTGCTGCGGCGGGGCGAAGCGCTGGAAGTGACGCAGCACGGCGGACGCGTGTTCGTCGTCATGGTCGACGATGCCCAAACGGCATCAGACGTCCTGAACGGTCTGCGCGTGCGCGCGGGGGAGGTTGCACAGTGA
- a CDS encoding CPBP family intramembrane glutamic endopeptidase, with translation MNIIREDGHPSAGPTERVRWAPVVTFVLLACGLAWLTVLPAWISGEGLRHPLIGVMLIGMMFTPTLSMVVTMLVWRAPATERLRFLGMWPLRPARRVILMLLIGLVAPIIVVTVTVAISGALGLVQLDVVGLSGYQAALAASVPAGTALPPVGILLAAQLVSIPIGAIANSVSAAGEELGWRGWLLPSLRPLGTWPALLITGAVWGLWHSPVILLGYNFNRPDLVGVALMVGGCVAWGILFGWLRLRSGSVWPAVLAHGSLNAVGGLVFLLIAAGAVPDMGIVGPLGIVSWVVLAVVAVILAVTGQFRRQPPLAPARPTVPAPTP, from the coding sequence GTGAACATCATCCGGGAAGACGGACACCCGTCGGCAGGCCCTACGGAACGCGTCAGATGGGCTCCCGTCGTCACCTTCGTTTTGCTTGCCTGTGGCTTGGCGTGGCTTACTGTGCTTCCGGCGTGGATCTCGGGGGAGGGACTGCGTCATCCGCTCATCGGTGTGATGTTGATCGGCATGATGTTCACGCCGACGTTGTCGATGGTGGTGACGATGCTGGTGTGGCGCGCGCCGGCGACAGAGCGGCTGCGCTTCCTGGGCATGTGGCCGCTGCGGCCCGCCCGCCGCGTCATCCTGATGCTGCTGATCGGGCTCGTCGCACCGATCATCGTGGTGACCGTGACCGTCGCCATCTCCGGCGCACTCGGCCTCGTGCAGCTCGACGTCGTCGGGCTCTCGGGATATCAGGCAGCGCTGGCCGCATCCGTGCCTGCGGGGACGGCGCTGCCGCCCGTCGGCATCCTGCTCGCCGCGCAACTGGTGTCGATCCCGATCGGGGCAATCGCCAACAGCGTGTCAGCGGCGGGGGAGGAACTCGGCTGGCGCGGCTGGCTGCTGCCCTCACTGCGGCCTCTCGGAACCTGGCCGGCGCTCCTGATCACGGGGGCCGTCTGGGGACTGTGGCACAGCCCGGTCATCTTGCTGGGCTACAACTTCAACCGGCCCGACCTCGTCGGGGTCGCGCTCATGGTCGGCGGATGCGTCGCCTGGGGCATCCTGTTCGGGTGGCTGCGGCTGCGCAGCGGATCGGTCTGGCCGGCGGTCTTGGCTCACGGCTCGCTGAACGCCGTCGGCGGGTTGGTCTTCCTGCTGATCGCCGCCGGCGCTGTTCCCGACATGGGCATCGTCGGGCCCCTCGGTATCGTCTCGTGGGTGGTGTTGGCCGTGGTCGCCGTCATCCTCGCCGTCACGGGGCAGTTCCGGCGTCAGCCTCCCCTGGCGCCCGCGAGACCCACGGTCCCCGCCCCGACGCCCTGA